In Primulina eburnea isolate SZY01 chromosome 3, ASM2296580v1, whole genome shotgun sequence, one DNA window encodes the following:
- the LOC140827142 gene encoding uncharacterized protein — translation MSPCEALYGRKCRSPICWENVGERQISKPEFIQEMKDQVELIRKRMKAAHDRQASYANKRRRPLEFQVGDYVFLKVSTFRGTMRFGHKGKLAPRYIGPYVIVERIDPSHILNVEDVELDSSLSYVEHQVKIFDRKEKQLRSKMIPLVLVQWSRHGREESTWELEAKMRQE, via the exons ATGTCACCAtgtgaagctttgtatggaagaaagtgcagatcgccgataTGTTGGGAAAATGTAGGAGAAagacaaatttcaaaaccaGAATTTATTCAAGAAATGAAAGATCAAGTTGAATTGATAAGGAAAAGGATGAAAGCAGCCCATGATCGTCAAGCCAGTTATGCTAATAAAAGGCGTAGACCTTTAGAGTTCCAAGTGGGCGATTATGTTTTCTTGAAAGTATCAACATTCCGGGGTACTATGAGATTTGGACATAAAGGGAAGTTAGCTCCGCGTTATATTGGTCCATATGTGATTGTTGAGAGGATTG ATCCTTCTCATATCTTGAATGTTGAGGATGTAGAGTTGGACAGTTCTCTTAGTTATGTTGAACATCAAGTGAAAATTTTTGACCGCAAGGAAAAACAACTCAGGAGCAAGATGATTCCATTGGTTTTGGTACAGTGGAGTAGACATGGAAGAGAAGAATCTACATGGGAATTAGAGGCAAAGATGCGACAAGAATGA